In the Pseudolabrys taiwanensis genome, one interval contains:
- a CDS encoding copper chaperone PCu(A)C, translating to MKPTAFFLAAALAAFTTATAAAQDVSVGNIKIVAPWARATPKGASVGGAYFKITNTGTAPDRLVSGSSDVAQRVEIHEMSMDKGVMKMRELPKGLELKPGETVEFKPGGYHVMLVGLKKPLTQGEDVKATFQFEKAGKVDVIFKIGSIGAQSADGGGHDMGGMKMQHSH from the coding sequence ATGAAACCTACTGCATTTTTCCTCGCCGCCGCGCTTGCGGCTTTCACCACCGCGACCGCCGCCGCCCAGGACGTCAGCGTCGGCAACATCAAGATCGTCGCGCCATGGGCGCGTGCGACGCCAAAGGGCGCCAGCGTCGGCGGCGCCTATTTTAAGATCACCAATACGGGCACGGCGCCCGATCGTCTCGTCAGCGGTTCGTCCGATGTGGCGCAGCGCGTGGAGATCCATGAGATGAGCATGGACAAGGGCGTCATGAAGATGCGCGAGCTGCCGAAGGGGCTCGAGCTCAAGCCAGGCGAAACGGTCGAATTCAAACCTGGCGGCTATCACGTCATGCTTGTCGGTCTCAAGAAGCCACTGACGCAAGGCGAAGACGTCAAAGCCACCTTTCAGTTCGAAAAGGCGGGCAAGGTCGACGTCATCTTCAAGATCGGCTCCATCGGCGCGCAAAGCGCCGACGGCGGCGGTCATGATATGGGCGGCATGAAGATGCAGCATAGCCATTAG
- a CDS encoding TRAP transporter large permease has translation MSLEILAILMLASFFVLLMVGIPVAMTLAISGFVFGYLGFGMTLFNLLPHRLFGVVTNATLLAIPLFVFMGMMLEKSKLAEDLMDVIGHLAGSLRGGLGVGIVVVGVLMGATTGIVGATVVTLGLLTLPGMLRRGYNKGLACGVICASGTLGQIIPPSLILILLADILNESVGTLFAAAMIPGLLLAGIYCVYILILGIVRPKQVPAIPAEERALLSRGQLAAKLFKVVAPPVGLVAAVLGSIIAGIAAPSEAASMGALGSILIAAVTGRLSWRVLRETGQATVKTTAMMMFILMCAQLFALAFRGLQGERLVHDLFAFLPGGINADIWFLMFIIFVLGFFIEWIEISYIAVPLFLPVFTAANVDMVWLATLICVNLQTSFLTPPFGWALFFLRGVAPPEVTTGDIYRGIIPFVGMQILALVLVFAFPGLATWLPKAIGW, from the coding sequence ATGAGCTTGGAAATTCTCGCCATCCTGATGCTGGCGTCGTTCTTCGTGCTGCTGATGGTTGGCATTCCGGTCGCCATGACCCTGGCCATATCCGGATTCGTCTTCGGCTATCTCGGCTTCGGCATGACGCTGTTCAATCTGTTGCCGCACCGCCTGTTCGGCGTCGTGACGAACGCGACATTGCTCGCCATCCCCCTGTTCGTCTTCATGGGCATGATGCTGGAGAAATCCAAGCTCGCCGAAGACCTGATGGACGTGATCGGTCATCTCGCCGGCTCGTTGCGCGGCGGGCTCGGCGTCGGCATTGTCGTGGTCGGCGTGCTGATGGGCGCGACCACAGGCATTGTCGGCGCGACCGTTGTAACGCTCGGCCTTTTGACCCTGCCCGGCATGCTGCGCCGCGGCTACAACAAAGGCCTCGCCTGCGGCGTGATCTGCGCCTCCGGCACGCTCGGCCAGATCATCCCGCCAAGCCTTATCCTCATCCTTCTCGCCGACATCCTCAACGAGTCCGTCGGCACCTTGTTCGCCGCCGCCATGATCCCGGGCCTGCTGCTCGCCGGCATCTATTGTGTCTACATCCTCATTCTCGGCATCGTCCGTCCAAAGCAAGTGCCGGCGATCCCGGCGGAAGAGCGTGCCTTGCTGTCGCGCGGTCAGTTGGCGGCCAAGCTGTTCAAGGTCGTGGCGCCGCCTGTGGGTCTCGTCGCCGCGGTCCTCGGCTCGATCATCGCCGGCATCGCGGCGCCATCGGAGGCGGCCTCCATGGGCGCCCTAGGGTCGATCCTCATCGCCGCCGTGACCGGGCGCCTCTCCTGGAGAGTGTTGCGCGAGACCGGCCAGGCCACCGTGAAGACCACCGCCATGATGATGTTCATCCTCATGTGCGCGCAGCTCTTCGCTCTGGCTTTCCGTGGCCTTCAGGGCGAGAGGCTGGTCCACGACCTGTTCGCGTTCCTGCCCGGAGGCATCAATGCGGACATCTGGTTTTTGATGTTCATCATCTTCGTTCTCGGCTTCTTCATCGAATGGATCGAGATTTCCTACATCGCGGTGCCGCTGTTCCTGCCGGTCTTCACCGCCGCGAATGTCGACATGGTGTGGCTGGCGACGCTGATCTGCGTCAATCTGCAGACCTCCTTCCTCACGCCACCGTTCGGATGGGCGCTGTTCTTCCTGCGCGGCGTCGCGCCGCCCGAAGTGACGACCGGCGACATCTATCGCGGCATCATTCCGTTCGTCGGCATGCAGATACTGGCGCTGGTACTGGTATTCGCCTTCCCCGGACTCGCGACGTGGCTGCCCAAGGCGATCGGCTGGTAA
- a CDS encoding carboxymuconolactone decarboxylase family protein — translation MAKRPAQRLPLVAEAEMNKAQLTLLRALRDGPRGQSITPRGPFGAWMHAPDLGLLAQALGAYVRYQTSLPPRLSEFAILCTARHWRAQYEWFAHAPIAEREGVSKKVIADLQAGKRPASGTKEELALYDFIEELYKNRRVSDKTYERVYAFLGEEALVQLVGILGYYSLIAMTLNVFNMLPPEDVELAFAEPKS, via the coding sequence ATGGCCAAGCGCCCCGCCCAACGTCTCCCGCTCGTCGCCGAGGCCGAAATGAACAAGGCCCAGCTCACACTGTTGCGTGCGCTGCGTGACGGTCCGCGCGGGCAGTCGATCACGCCGCGGGGTCCGTTCGGCGCCTGGATGCACGCCCCCGACCTCGGGCTGCTGGCGCAAGCGTTGGGCGCCTACGTGCGCTATCAGACCTCGCTGCCGCCGCGTCTGTCGGAGTTCGCCATCCTGTGCACCGCGCGCCACTGGCGGGCGCAGTATGAATGGTTCGCGCACGCGCCGATCGCCGAGCGTGAAGGCGTCAGCAAGAAGGTAATCGCCGACCTGCAGGCCGGCAAACGTCCGGCGAGTGGCACCAAGGAGGAGCTCGCGCTCTACGACTTCATTGAGGAGCTCTACAAGAACCGGCGCGTGAGCGATAAGACGTACGAGCGCGTTTATGCCTTCCTCGGCGAGGAAGCGCTGGTTCAGCTCGTCGGCATCCTTGGCTATTACTCTCTCATTGCCATGACGCTTAACGTCTTCAACATGCTGCCGCCGGAAGACGTCGAATTGGCCTTCGCCGAGCCAAAGAGCTGA
- a CDS encoding beta-ketoacyl-ACP synthase, whose product MAEGVREAWITGIGIVSCLGEGADAHWQKLNEGKIVVDTTTFAPFIVHPLAPINFDAQITKKEQRQMENWQRIGTYAAGLALDSAGLKGQKDILSHTDMIVAAGGGERDVNVDSTILTGTPHAANPAAFLNERLMSDLRPTLFLAQLSNLLAGNISISHGVTGSSRTFMGEESAGVDAVRIAYSRIAAGQSDIALVGGAHNGERPDLLMLYEFAGLSLRDKFAPVWERSGKGFALGSLGAFLVIEAREHAEARGAKPLAKLSAVVSDRANRKPGTITASLSGLWDKVKNKVKGSAAVLSGATGADPATAEERAFFAEHGDLAVRATGSYLGHGLEPQFVMNLALATVALSHGNLFPPCDSSGLEKPMSGALNQVLVSGVGHWRGEGLALVEKVG is encoded by the coding sequence ATGGCTGAGGGCGTGCGTGAGGCGTGGATTACCGGTATCGGTATCGTTTCGTGCCTGGGTGAAGGAGCCGACGCCCATTGGCAGAAACTGAACGAAGGCAAGATCGTCGTCGATACGACGACCTTCGCACCTTTCATCGTGCATCCGCTGGCGCCGATCAATTTCGACGCCCAGATCACGAAGAAAGAACAGCGCCAGATGGAGAACTGGCAGCGCATCGGCACGTATGCGGCCGGTCTCGCGCTCGACTCCGCCGGCTTGAAGGGTCAGAAGGACATCCTTTCGCACACTGACATGATCGTCGCCGCCGGCGGCGGCGAGCGCGATGTCAATGTCGACTCGACCATTCTGACCGGCACGCCGCATGCAGCCAATCCGGCGGCGTTCTTGAACGAGCGGCTGATGAGCGACCTGCGCCCGACGCTGTTCCTGGCGCAGCTTTCCAATCTGCTCGCCGGCAACATCTCGATCTCGCATGGCGTGACCGGTTCGTCGCGTACGTTCATGGGCGAAGAGTCGGCCGGCGTGGATGCGGTGCGCATCGCCTATTCGCGCATTGCTGCGGGACAGAGCGACATTGCGCTGGTCGGCGGCGCGCATAATGGCGAACGGCCCGACCTCTTGATGCTCTACGAATTCGCCGGCCTGTCGCTCCGGGACAAGTTCGCACCGGTCTGGGAGCGCAGCGGCAAAGGTTTCGCGCTCGGCTCGCTCGGCGCGTTCCTCGTCATCGAAGCCCGCGAACACGCCGAAGCACGCGGCGCCAAGCCCTTGGCAAAGCTGTCGGCCGTCGTGTCCGACCGCGCCAACCGCAAGCCAGGCACGATCACCGCCTCGCTCAGCGGCCTCTGGGACAAGGTCAAGAACAAGGTCAAAGGCAGCGCCGCCGTGCTCTCGGGCGCGACCGGTGCGGACCCCGCCACCGCCGAAGAGCGTGCGTTCTTTGCCGAGCACGGCGATCTTGCCGTGCGCGCGACCGGCTCCTATCTCGGTCATGGGCTGGAACCTCAGTTCGTCATGAATCTCGCGCTGGCCACGGTTGCGCTGTCTCATGGTAATCTGTTTCCACCCTGTGACTCATCCGGCCTTGAAAAGCCGATGAGCGGCGCGCTGAACCAGGTCCTGGTGTCGGGCGTCGGTCACTGGCGCGGCGAAGGCCTGGCGCTGGTTGAAAAGGTCGGTTGA
- a CDS encoding acyl carrier protein, translated as MSSTFDTIANIIAETCDIPRDSITPDSHAINDLGIDSLDFLDIAFAIDKAFGIKLPLEQWTQEVNDGKATTDQYFVLKNLSARIDELVAAKGA; from the coding sequence ATGTCCTCGACGTTCGATACGATCGCCAATATTATCGCCGAGACCTGCGATATTCCGCGCGATTCCATTACCCCGGACAGCCACGCCATTAACGATCTCGGCATCGACAGCCTGGATTTTCTCGACATCGCTTTTGCCATCGACAAGGCCTTCGGCATCAAGCTGCCGCTTGAGCAGTGGACCCAGGAGGTCAACGACGGCAAGGCGACGACCGACCAGTATTTCGTGCTGAAGAACCTGAGCGCCCGTATCGACGAACTCGTCGCAGCCAAGGGGGCATAA
- a CDS encoding 3-hydroxyacyl-ACP dehydratase FabZ family protein, translating to MRLEYFQLIDRIVDLRLADRTISAEATVPSESTIFEGHFPGYPLMPGVLLAETMAQTSGWLVVAMNRFERMPFLAAVKDAKFRTFVTPGMVLSVNATLLHEGSGYAVTKANISTKGKAICDAVLTLRVMPFPNPEMSEQMRKTAERIGFPDEVPANG from the coding sequence ATGCGGCTCGAGTATTTCCAACTGATCGACCGGATCGTCGACCTTCGTTTAGCCGACCGGACGATCAGTGCGGAGGCGACAGTCCCGTCTGAAAGCACCATCTTCGAGGGCCACTTCCCCGGCTACCCGCTGATGCCGGGCGTGTTGCTGGCCGAGACGATGGCGCAAACATCGGGCTGGCTTGTCGTCGCCATGAACCGCTTCGAGCGCATGCCGTTCCTCGCCGCGGTGAAGGACGCCAAATTCCGCACCTTCGTGACCCCCGGCATGGTTCTGTCGGTCAACGCAACATTGCTGCACGAAGGCTCGGGCTACGCCGTCACCAAGGCCAATATCAGCACCAAGGGCAAGGCGATCTGCGACGCGGTATTGACGCTGCGCGTGATGCCCTTCCCCAATCCAGAAATGAGTGAACAGATGCGCAAGACCGCAGAGCGCATCGGCTTCCCCGACGAGGTCCCGGCCAATGGCTGA
- a CDS encoding TRAP transporter substrate-binding protein, which yields MRRRDFTKAALLGAAGSLAAPAVVKAQAAFNWRMTSFYGPNAAFYSTGPGSAKDLCKRIEEMSGGRLKIQFYGAGELIPAAEGFDAVSSGTVEMNYANSYFWTGKSFAAQYFTAVPFGLNYQGFNGWYYDGGGRELWREVYDKFNLVPFACGNTGVQMTGWFRKEIKTVDDLKGVKMRIPGLAGRVYKELGVDARLIAPGEIFPNLERGVIDAAEFVGPYLDRQLGLHKVAKYYYTTGWHEMATTSELTINKAKWESLPPDLKAIVENACAACNVISEAWCQKNNAEAYEDLVKNQGVIAQPLPDDVVKALRAATTKILAEAVEKDPITKKVHESYFAYKAKYDDWADKSELVYHTKIRRAI from the coding sequence ATGCGACGTCGTGACTTTACCAAAGCCGCTCTGTTGGGCGCTGCCGGCAGCCTCGCCGCTCCGGCGGTCGTCAAGGCCCAGGCCGCCTTCAATTGGAGAATGACCAGCTTCTACGGTCCGAACGCGGCGTTCTATTCGACCGGTCCCGGCAGCGCGAAAGACCTGTGCAAACGAATCGAGGAGATGTCGGGCGGCCGCCTGAAGATTCAGTTTTACGGCGCCGGCGAACTGATCCCGGCCGCCGAAGGCTTCGATGCCGTTTCGTCGGGCACGGTCGAGATGAACTACGCCAATTCGTATTTCTGGACCGGCAAGAGCTTCGCCGCGCAGTACTTCACTGCCGTGCCCTTCGGGCTCAACTACCAGGGTTTCAACGGCTGGTACTACGACGGCGGCGGCCGCGAGTTGTGGCGTGAGGTCTACGACAAATTCAATCTCGTTCCGTTCGCCTGCGGCAACACCGGCGTGCAGATGACGGGCTGGTTTCGCAAGGAGATCAAGACGGTCGACGACCTCAAAGGCGTCAAGATGCGCATCCCCGGCCTCGCCGGCCGCGTTTACAAGGAGTTGGGCGTCGACGCCCGCCTCATCGCGCCGGGTGAAATCTTCCCCAACCTCGAACGCGGCGTCATCGACGCCGCCGAATTCGTCGGCCCCTATCTCGATCGCCAGCTCGGCCTGCACAAAGTCGCCAAATATTACTACACGACCGGCTGGCACGAGATGGCGACCACGTCGGAGCTCACGATCAACAAGGCCAAATGGGAGAGCCTGCCGCCGGACCTCAAGGCCATCGTCGAGAACGCCTGTGCGGCCTGCAACGTCATCAGCGAAGCGTGGTGCCAGAAGAACAATGCCGAGGCCTATGAAGACCTGGTCAAGAACCAAGGTGTGATCGCCCAGCCCTTGCCGGACGACGTTGTGAAGGCGCTGCGCGCAGCCACCACCAAGATCCTCGCCGAGGCGGTCGAGAAAGACCCGATCACCAAGAAGGTTCACGAATCATACTTCGCTTACAAAGCGAAGTATGACGACTGGGCCGACAAGAGCGAGCTCGTCTACCACACGAAGATCCGTCGAGCGATCTAA
- a CDS encoding TRAP transporter small permease subunit, which yields MRGAERLAGAIDAFVDRVGRATSWLALGLALVMGTNVLLRYGFSIGSIWMQEFEWHIMVPICVFGMSYALLQGEHVRVDVVFQYFSDKTKHLVDVITAILGMLLCALVIKLCIPYVYQSWSINEGTANPGGIDHRYIVKGLIPLGFALYFLQSLSEAIKSWLAYRRA from the coding sequence GTGCGCGGCGCGGAACGTCTGGCCGGTGCGATCGATGCTTTCGTCGATCGCGTCGGCCGCGCGACATCCTGGCTGGCGCTGGGCCTCGCGCTCGTGATGGGCACCAACGTGCTCCTCCGCTACGGCTTCTCGATCGGCTCGATCTGGATGCAGGAGTTCGAGTGGCACATCATGGTGCCCATCTGCGTCTTCGGCATGAGCTACGCGCTGCTGCAAGGCGAGCACGTGCGTGTCGACGTGGTCTTCCAATACTTCAGCGATAAGACCAAGCATCTGGTGGACGTGATCACCGCGATCCTCGGCATGCTGTTGTGCGCGCTCGTGATCAAACTCTGCATCCCGTACGTCTACCAGTCCTGGAGCATCAATGAGGGGACGGCCAATCCCGGCGGCATCGACCACCGTTACATTGTCAAAGGCCTGATCCCGCTCGGCTTCGCCCTGTATTTTCTTCAGTCGCTCTCGGAAGCGATCAAGAGCTGGCTCGCTTATCGGAGAGCGTGA
- a CDS encoding septal ring lytic transglycosylase RlpA family protein produces MRREARAFAGAAVVFLLANQMAFGGEKHSKSFAGIASYYDKNYRGRTARGDRYDPTKFTAAHRTLPFGTRLRVTGPNKRSVVVEVNDRGPFIKTRVLDLSYAAATELRMIGHGLVRVTAEVQEPPAAQ; encoded by the coding sequence ATGAGACGTGAAGCGCGCGCTTTCGCCGGTGCCGCCGTGGTCTTTTTGCTCGCGAACCAAATGGCCTTCGGCGGGGAAAAACACAGCAAATCCTTCGCCGGCATCGCCTCTTATTACGACAAGAACTATCGTGGCCGCACGGCACGCGGCGACAGATACGATCCCACCAAGTTCACTGCGGCGCACCGCACCTTACCCTTCGGCACGCGCTTGCGTGTCACCGGCCCGAACAAGCGGAGCGTGGTAGTCGAGGTCAACGACCGCGGACCTTTCATCAAAACGCGTGTGCTCGACCTGTCTTATGCCGCGGCCACAGAATTACGCATGATCGGCCACGGTCTTGTGCGCGTCACCGCCGAGGTGCAGGAGCCGCCTGCGGCGCAGTGA